The sequence below is a genomic window from Culturomica massiliensis.
GGTGTCCTTTTTCACCGCAATAAGGGTGTGTACCTTCCTGGGGTAAAAATGTCCCCAGTCCTCTGTTGTTAAAAGAGCAATGGCTATACTTGCCGATGTGTCCGCCGCCGGCTTCCAGAACTGCCGTTCTTATCTTTTCGGCTTCTTTTTCCGGGGTAAAGAAGGTCAGGCTGAATAGGCGTCCGTTTGTCTGTAATACGGTTTGGTCGGTTAATCCCAGTTTTTCCGCCATTTTCCCGCTGACCCCCTTGATGACGGCGTCCATATTCGTGTGTGCTGCATACAGGTTCAGGTCATTGCGGATTGCTTTTAACAAACATCGTTTGATATAATTGTCGGGGACAAGATTTTTCACGCCTTGCAGGGTGAGCGGATGGTGGGAAATGATCAGATTATGATGTCCGGCGATGGCTTCATCGATAACGGCCTCGGTTATATCGGTACAAAGCAATGCAGAAGATACCTCATTGCCGGGGTCTCCACAGATTAATCCGGCATTATCGTAATCTTCCTGCAAACTAAGCGGTGCAAATGCTTCAATTAGAGCGGTGATGTCTTTTACATAGGTCATTTCGTGTATTTTTAATTTGCAAGGGTTAGAAATATGAGGTATTTATTCGGATTTTATATAATTTCATTACGGCCCGGTATTTTGTCCGTAAGACATGAGTACCGGGCCGATGTATATTGATTTGTAAAAAAAATCAGAACTAGATTAAGGCAGTTGCTCTTTGATAAGGATCAATTCCTCTTTGATGGCTTGGAGACGTTTGACAACTTCAAAATTGGCTTCTGTTTCAGCTTTCTGTTCGCTTAATTTCATTTGGGCCCCTTTTAGGGTCATACCTTTTTCCTTTACCAAATGGTAGATCAGGTGAAAATTGTCAATGTCGGCTTTTGTAAACTGGCGGTTCCCTTTTTTGTTTTTGTGGGGTTTGATGATATCGAATTCCTTTTCCCAAAAACGGATAAGGGATGTGTTGACCTGAAACATATCGGCTACTTCTCCGATTGAATAATATACTTTTAAAGATTGTTTTTCCGGTTCCATGATTTTCTATCAAAAATCGAAGAAAAATTGAGGTATTCGGGGCTGAAATCTCCGGAATACCTTTTTCTCCTTTAATCCATACTTTGACCTGTGTTGTTGGCGATATTTACCAATTCATCGTATTCGTCCGGGGTAAGATCATTAAAGTAATAATTGATCGGGTCCATCGGTACGTTGTTTTTTCTCACTTCGTAATGTAAATGGGGACCGGTAGAAAGACCTCCGGTGTTTCCGATAAAGGCAATGATATCTCCGCGTTTTACTTTTTGTCCGACTTTTACATTGTATCCGTTCAGATGGCCGTACAGTGTCGTATAACTGAAACCGTGGTCGATAACGATACATTTTCCATATCCCTGGCGGATTTCAGCAGAAATTACTTTTCCGTTTCCTGTAGCATGGATGGGTGTCCCGACTGCTCCGGCAAAGTCCATTCCGGCATGAAATTTTATCGTTTTATAGAATGGATGTACGCGATTCCCGAACGCAGAAGATATACGTACCCGGGGATCTTTCATCGATATTGGAATAATGGCCGGGATTGAAGCTATCATTTCAATTTTATTTTTTGCCAGCTCTTCGACATCATCGTAAGATTTACTTTGTATGTAGAGGGCTTTGGAAAGTTCATCCAGTTTTTTGGTGGTACTGATAATTAATTCGGCATTATCCAGATGTTTTAAATGCTCGTATTTGTTAACACCCCCCGATCCGGCTCTTCGTATTGAGGCGTCTATCGGTTCGGTTTCGAAGATAACCCGGTAAATATTGTCGTCTCTTTCTTCCAGATTTTTCAGTATTCCGTCCAGTTTCTCAACTTCATTGCTTAACAGATGATATTGAGCCAGGATTTCCTCATTTTCACGTTTTAAAGCTTTTTCTTTCGGGGAATCCACAAATGCAGAAACAATGAAGAAAATGACGATAGCCAGAGACACGGTGGAGAATAACTTTTTGGTAAGAATCCAGAATTGCTTTCGCAAAGTGGTTTCTATTTTATCGTATGACAGTGTCTCGGGGTTAAAGCGATATCCTGTTTTTCGCATTTGTATATATAAAATTAAAGTTTTCCGATGCAAAGTTAAAGAAATAATCTAATTTTGCAACCTTGATACAGCTGTCTCTTGTAAGCTGTAAACTATTTTTAAAGTATATAAACACAATAACATATAAATATGAAGTCGGCAGAAATCAGGCAGAAATTTCTCGATTTTTTTGAGAGTAAATCACATACGATAGTGCCATCGGCACCGATGGTGATCAAAGATGATCCCACATTGATGTTTACAAATGCCGGGATGAATCAGTTTAAAGACATTATTTTAGGTAATGTGAGTATGAAATATAAACGTGTTGCGGATTCGCAAA
It includes:
- a CDS encoding M23 family metallopeptidase; its protein translation is MRKTGYRFNPETLSYDKIETTLRKQFWILTKKLFSTVSLAIVIFFIVSAFVDSPKEKALKRENEEILAQYHLLSNEVEKLDGILKNLEERDDNIYRVIFETEPIDASIRRAGSGGVNKYEHLKHLDNAELIISTTKKLDELSKALYIQSKSYDDVEELAKNKIEMIASIPAIIPISMKDPRVRISSAFGNRVHPFYKTIKFHAGMDFAGAVGTPIHATGNGKVISAEIRQGYGKCIVIDHGFSYTTLYGHLNGYNVKVGQKVKRGDIIAFIGNTGGLSTGPHLHYEVRKNNVPMDPINYYFNDLTPDEYDELVNIANNTGQSMD
- a CDS encoding MerR family transcriptional regulator, which codes for MEPEKQSLKVYYSIGEVADMFQVNTSLIRFWEKEFDIIKPHKNKKGNRQFTKADIDNFHLIYHLVKEKGMTLKGAQMKLSEQKAETEANFEVVKRLQAIKEELILIKEQLP
- a CDS encoding Nif3-like dinuclear metal center hexameric protein yields the protein MTYVKDITALIEAFAPLSLQEDYDNAGLICGDPGNEVSSALLCTDITEAVIDEAIAGHHNLIISHHPLTLQGVKNLVPDNYIKRCLLKAIRNDLNLYAAHTNMDAVIKGVSGKMAEKLGLTDQTVLQTNGRLFSLTFFTPEKEAEKIRTAVLEAGGGHIGKYSHCSFNNRGLGTFLPQEGTHPYCGEKGHLHTEAEIRTEITVPEYLLPSCIQALKSVHPYEEPVWNTVCIDNVNPSTGFGIVGYLPEETETRVFLQQLKQLFGCGTIRHTGICCPTVKKIAVCGGSGAFLIRHAIQSKADIYITGDIKYHDFFQAENRIILADIGHYESEQYTKEIFYELLTKKIPKFAVQFSKVNTNPINYL